The Alosa sapidissima isolate fAloSap1 chromosome 8, fAloSap1.pri, whole genome shotgun sequence genome contains a region encoding:
- the pgam5 gene encoding serine/threonine-protein phosphatase PGAM5, mitochondrial isoform X2, producing the protein MSFRRAVRLMCGFAGGSGVLVYAASAAESRGYFGETQGERQWFKTGLAIIHAAQPSVLLSGNNSVQPSGNGWDSNWDKRDPASLLNGKKKESTGDDLATEVENNKPKATRHILLIRHSQYNLSGSEDKERFLTPLGREQAELTGQRLAVLGLKYDILVHSSMTRATETARIISKHLPGVELLSCDLLREGAPIRPVPPVGHWKPDAVYHEDGARIEAAFRRYIHRADVKQKEDSYEIIVCHANVIRYFVCRALQFPPEGWLRMGLSNGSITWLTIRPSGRVALKVLGDSGFMPPDKLTST; encoded by the exons ATGTCGTTTCGGAGGGCAGTTAGGTTAATGTGTGGTTTTGCGGGCGGCTCAGGCGTGTTAGTATATGCTGCTTCGGCAGCTGAATCGAGGGGATATTTTGGGGAGACGCAAGGGGAACGGCAATGGTTCAAAACTGGCCTCGCAATTATTCACGCAGCTCAGCCAAGCGTATTGTTATCGGGGAACAATTCAGTGCAACCGAGTGGAAACGGTTGGGATTCCAACTGGGATAA GAGGGACCCTGCTTCACTATTAAATGGAAAGAAAAAGGAGAGCACAGGTGATGACTTGGCAACAGAGGTGGAGAATAACAAACCAAAGGCCACCCGTCATATCCTCCTCATTCGCCACTCCCAGTACAATCTCAGTGGCAGCGAAGACAAGGAGCGGTTTCTCACCCCACTGG gTCGCGAGCAGGCAGAGTTGACAGGACAGAGACTGGCGGTTTTGGGACTGAAGTATGATATCCTTGTGCACTCCTCCATGACAAGGGCTACAGAAACTGCTCGCATCATAAGCAAACACCTCCCAG GGGTAGAACTGTTGAGCTGTGACTTGCTGAGGGAAGGAGCTCCCATCCGACCAGTCCCCCCTGTTGGCCACTGGAAGCCTGATGCAGTG TACCACGAGGACGGGGCCCGGATCGAAGCCGCTTTCCGCCGCTACATCCACCGCGCCGACGTCAAGCAGAAGGAGGACAGCTATGAGATCATCGTCTGTCATGCCAATGTCATCCGCTAttttgtgtgcag GGCTCTCCAGTTTCCCCCCGAAGGCTGGCTGCGTATGGGCCTGAGCAACGGCAGCATCACCTGGCTCACCATCAGGCCCAGTGGCCGTGTAGCACTCAAGGTGCTGGGCGACTCGGGCTTCATGCCCCCAGACAAGCTCACGTCGACCTGA
- the pgam5 gene encoding serine/threonine-protein phosphatase PGAM5, mitochondrial isoform X1 yields MSFRRAVRLMCGFAGGSGVLVYAASAAESRGYFGETQGERQWFKTGLAIIHAAQPSVLLSGNNSVQPSGNGWDSNWDKRDPASLLNGKKKESTGDDLATEVENNKPKATRHILLIRHSQYNLSGSEDKERFLTPLGREQAELTGQRLAVLGLKYDILVHSSMTRATETARIISKHLPGVELLSCDLLREGAPIRPVPPVGHWKPDAVQYHEDGARIEAAFRRYIHRADVKQKEDSYEIIVCHANVIRYFVCRALQFPPEGWLRMGLSNGSITWLTIRPSGRVALKVLGDSGFMPPDKLTST; encoded by the exons ATGTCGTTTCGGAGGGCAGTTAGGTTAATGTGTGGTTTTGCGGGCGGCTCAGGCGTGTTAGTATATGCTGCTTCGGCAGCTGAATCGAGGGGATATTTTGGGGAGACGCAAGGGGAACGGCAATGGTTCAAAACTGGCCTCGCAATTATTCACGCAGCTCAGCCAAGCGTATTGTTATCGGGGAACAATTCAGTGCAACCGAGTGGAAACGGTTGGGATTCCAACTGGGATAA GAGGGACCCTGCTTCACTATTAAATGGAAAGAAAAAGGAGAGCACAGGTGATGACTTGGCAACAGAGGTGGAGAATAACAAACCAAAGGCCACCCGTCATATCCTCCTCATTCGCCACTCCCAGTACAATCTCAGTGGCAGCGAAGACAAGGAGCGGTTTCTCACCCCACTGG gTCGCGAGCAGGCAGAGTTGACAGGACAGAGACTGGCGGTTTTGGGACTGAAGTATGATATCCTTGTGCACTCCTCCATGACAAGGGCTACAGAAACTGCTCGCATCATAAGCAAACACCTCCCAG GGGTAGAACTGTTGAGCTGTGACTTGCTGAGGGAAGGAGCTCCCATCCGACCAGTCCCCCCTGTTGGCCACTGGAAGCCTGATGCAGTG CAGTACCACGAGGACGGGGCCCGGATCGAAGCCGCTTTCCGCCGCTACATCCACCGCGCCGACGTCAAGCAGAAGGAGGACAGCTATGAGATCATCGTCTGTCATGCCAATGTCATCCGCTAttttgtgtgcag GGCTCTCCAGTTTCCCCCCGAAGGCTGGCTGCGTATGGGCCTGAGCAACGGCAGCATCACCTGGCTCACCATCAGGCCCAGTGGCCGTGTAGCACTCAAGGTGCTGGGCGACTCGGGCTTCATGCCCCCAGACAAGCTCACGTCGACCTGA